The following proteins are co-located in the Megalobrama amblycephala isolate DHTTF-2021 linkage group LG12, ASM1881202v1, whole genome shotgun sequence genome:
- the LOC125279312 gene encoding uncharacterized protein LOC125279312, with protein MDIVERENVNVSNAVIVGGITLSESDQNLEAWLVRYGSISRNLLIDDPTSEFHRQAIIEFAHSSAMKNLNPLLPLSIVSTSDADVIFTVRALSSVYSPVVKDDATKGYLAELKAIANATGKSFEEVLQEELVKMRSVGPPTEHLPSCNVADSQTQGLSTASSVNDRGSPATSQRMGESRDGTFSPNVSPLLGVGSQKTQNLSKENEMNTVPNTGRINNPSATGIPHPVLTMDMIDPPGVQRVVVEHVVRTSDMTAQHTSLRLRSFSGKIPRPPNEPDFETWRASVQFLLDDPSVSDLSRTRRILDSLLPPAADVIKHISPQSSPSVYLELLESVYASVEDGEELLAKFMTMLQNQGEKPSSYLHRLQVMLSAAVRRGGIAERERDRSLLNQFCRGCWDNGLIVSLQLERRKNNPPSFAELVVSVRAEEDRQASKEDRMRSHFGMTKQSLATSKSRAAAHQLSAHSQEVVSGAAPETDSMRKQISEIHARLASMQSLTHQKCQPACSKVVDVTSLKKELTELRAQVQAAVSQKVQNRSFRS; from the coding sequence ATGGATATAGTGGAACGAGAAAACGTGAATGTTTCCAATGCTGTCATAGTTGGTGGCATAACATTGAGTGAATCTGACCAAAACTTAGAAGCATGGCTTGTACGGTATGGCAGCATTAGTCGTAATCTGCTTATTGATGACCCAACATCTGAATTTCATCGGCAGGCTATAATAGAGTTTGCACATAGCTCTGCAATGAAAAACCTGAACCCTCTGTTGCCTTTAAGTATTGTTAGCACTTCGGATGCAGATGTCATATTCACTGTACGTGCCCTAAGCAGTGTATACTCACCTGTAGTTAAAGATGACGCTACTAAGGGCTATTTAGCAGAATTGAAAGCCATTGCTAATGCTACTGGCAAATCTTTTGAAGAAGTGCTTCAAGAGGAGTTAGTAAAAATGAGGTCAGTTGGCCCTCCCACCGAACATTTGCCCAGCTGTAATGTAGCAGACTCCCAAACTCAGGGACTCAGTACTGCCAGTTCAGTCAATGACCGTGGGTCACCCGCCACATCACAGAGAATGGGAGAAAGTAGAGATGGAACCTTCTCACCAAATGTTTCTCCATTGCTGGGTGTTGGAAGCCAGAAAACTCAAAACCTGTCCAAGGAGAATGAGATGAATACTGTACCTAATACTGGTAGAATTAACAATCCTTCAGCCACAGGTATACCACATCCAGTTCTGACCATGGATATGATAGATCCTCCTGGTGTGCAAAGAGTCGTGGTTGAGCACGTTGTGAGGACAAGTGATATGACAGCCCAGCATACTTCCCTACGTCTCAGATCCTTCTCAGGGAAAATTCCACGCCCACCCAATGAACCCGACTTTGAAACATGGCGAGCAAGTGTGCAATTCCTACTGGATGATCCATCGGTTTCAGACTTGTCTCGTACAAGAAGAATTCTAGACAGCTTGCTTCCACCTGCTGCTGACGTAATCAAACACATTAGCCCACAATCATCGCCCTCAGTATATTTAGAGTTGCTAGAATCAGTGTATGCATCAGTGGAGGATGGGGAAGAGCTGCTGGCAAAGTTCATGACGATGTTGCAGAATCAGGGAGAAAAGCCTTCCAGCTACCTGCATCGATTACAAGTGATGTTAAGTGCAGCGGTGAGGAGAGGTGGCATTGCAGAGAGGGAGCGTGATCGCAGTTTGTTGAATCAATTCTGTCGTGGGTGCTGGGATAATGGCTTAATTGTCAGTCTTCAGCTGGAAAGGAGAAAGAATAACCCACCTTCCTTCGCTGAACTTGTGGTGTCTGTCAGAGCGGAAGAAGACCGGCAAGCTTCAAAGGAGGATCGGATGAGGAGTCATTTTGGGATGACTAAACAAAGTCTAGCCACTTCCAAGTCACGAGCTGCAGCTCATCAGTTGTCTGCTCACTCACAAGAGGTAGTCAGCGGAGCAGCCCCTGAAACAGACTCCATGAGAAAACAAATATCAGAAATTCATGCTCGACTTGCCTCCATGCAATCATTGACTCACCAGAAGTGCCAGCCTGCTTGTTCCAAAGTAGTGGATGTGACTTCGCTGAAAAAAGAACTGACTGAACTACGAGCCCAGGTTCAAGCTGCAGTTTCCCAAAAGGTCCAGAACAGAAGCTTCAGAAGCTGA